In the Halosolutus gelatinilyticus genome, TCGGGACGCTCTTCGGACCGATTATCGGCGGCGCCGTGCTGATCGGCCTGGATCAGATACTGACGATCTACTTCGACCACTGGCGGCTGATCCTCGGGTTGATTATGATCGTGATCGTGCTCTTTGCTCCGCGAGGTCTCGTTAGCTTCTACTACATCGCTCAAGAGCTCGTCTCCGGCGATCGGAATCCGTTGGTCGACCGAAACGCGGAGATCGCCTCCGACGGCGACGGCGACTCCGCGAAACCTGAACGATAAGCATGCTCGAGACACACAACCTCACGAAAAAATTCGGCGAACTGACGGCCGTAGACGGCGTCGATCTCGACATCGAGCGCGACGGGATCCACGCGGTCATCGGCCCGAACGGCGCGGGAAAATCGACCCTGTTCCACCTGTTGACCGGATACCTTTCCCCGACAGCGGGGGAAATCCACTACCGGGGCGAGAACATCACCGGGCTCGCGCCCCGGAAGATCGTCCGAAAGGGCGTCAGCCGATCTTTTCAAATAAATGATTTATTTGAGGGATTAACTGTAGAGGAAAACCTACAGATAGCGACGCAATCCCTCGACGATCGGCGGAATTCTTTCTGGGCCGAAGCCGATTCGCTCTCGACCCCGGTTCGAAAGGCGGAGCACCTCATGGCCGAACTGGAGTTGGACGAGTTCGCCGAGACGCGAGCGGACGCGCTCAGCCACGGCGACCAGCGAAAACTCGAGATCGGTCTCGCGATCGCCGTCGAACCGGACCTCGTCCTTCTCGACGAACCGGCGGCCGGAATGGGAAAGCAGGAATCGAGAGCCATGGTGCGAATGATACAGCGGATCGCCGAGGAGCGAGATATAAAACTGATCGTGATCGAACACGATATAGAAATGGTAATGGAGATATCAGATCGAATTACGGTGCTACACAGAGGGGGAGTCTTAGCGGAGGGCGACCCGGAGGCGATCCGGTCGAACGAATCGGTTCAAGAAGCGTACATCGGTACGGGGGAGGACTAATCGGATGACCGCCGAACCGATACTGTCAGTGGACGAGATCAGCTCGTCGTACGGTTCCGGACTCGTCCTCCGAGGCGCCTCTCTGAACGTTCGAGACGGCGAGGTCGTCGGCTTACTCGGTCGAAACGGCGCCGGAAAGACGACGACGCTGCGGTCGATCGCGGGCGTCCTCACGCCGCGCGAGGGAACGATCAAGTTCGAAGGAGCGGATATCACCGATCGTCCGGACTACGAGATCAGCACCCGCGGCATCAGTTTCGTTCCCGAAGAACGGGCGATGTTTCCGGATCTGACGGTCCACGAAAACCTTCAGATGGGCGCGATCGAGGACAACGGCGGGATCATGACGATCGACGAGATACTCGACTGGATGCCTCGACTCGCGGAACGGCAAAGCCTGAAGGCGTCGAAATTGAGCGGCGGCGAGCAGCAAATGCTGGCGATCGGGCGCGCGCTGGTGAGCAAGACGGACTTGTTGCTGCTGGACGAGCCGACCGAGGGGCTCGCGCCGCAAATCGTCCAAGACGTAATCGAAACGATCGAGTCGATCAAACAGCGAGGGATTCCGATCCTGCTGGTCGAACAGAATCTAAACACCGTCCTCGAGGTGGCGGATCGGGTCTACGTTCTCGATCAGGGGAAGATCGTCTACGAGGGCTCGGTCGACGAGTTGGAGGCCGACGACTCGGTTCAGGAGCAGTACCTCGGCGTCGGCGGGACGTAACCACCAACCGTTCCGGGCGTAACGGGAGCGACCGTCGGCGGGCATCGTTCGGATCCGCTGGCGCCAGCAGCGCGCACCTCAGCAGCCGCGATCGGAAGTTCCGGAAGGGCGAATCGAAGCCGTTTCTAATACTGCGTCAGCTTCTCCCGTGAAGCGGACGTTCGGAAGCGTTCCCATGTCCG is a window encoding:
- a CDS encoding ABC transporter ATP-binding protein gives rise to the protein MLETHNLTKKFGELTAVDGVDLDIERDGIHAVIGPNGAGKSTLFHLLTGYLSPTAGEIHYRGENITGLAPRKIVRKGVSRSFQINDLFEGLTVEENLQIATQSLDDRRNSFWAEADSLSTPVRKAEHLMAELELDEFAETRADALSHGDQRKLEIGLAIAVEPDLVLLDEPAAGMGKQESRAMVRMIQRIAEERDIKLIVIEHDIEMVMEISDRITVLHRGGVLAEGDPEAIRSNESVQEAYIGTGED
- a CDS encoding ABC transporter ATP-binding protein, producing MTAEPILSVDEISSSYGSGLVLRGASLNVRDGEVVGLLGRNGAGKTTTLRSIAGVLTPREGTIKFEGADITDRPDYEISTRGISFVPEERAMFPDLTVHENLQMGAIEDNGGIMTIDEILDWMPRLAERQSLKASKLSGGEQQMLAIGRALVSKTDLLLLDEPTEGLAPQIVQDVIETIESIKQRGIPILLVEQNLNTVLEVADRVYVLDQGKIVYEGSVDELEADDSVQEQYLGVGGT